One segment of Brassica napus cultivar Da-Ae chromosome C3, Da-Ae, whole genome shotgun sequence DNA contains the following:
- the LOC111203780 gene encoding valine--tRNA ligase, mitochondrial 1-like has translation MCETIDEKKRKKDEKAREKALKKLKALDKAKKLEELKAKQEKGGTNASQKKKSPKRDDASEENPEDFVDPETPLGERKRLSSQMAKQYSPASVEKSWYAWWEKSDLFKADPKSCKPPFAIVLPPPNVTGVLHIGHALTIAIEDTLIRWKRMSGYNALWVPGLDHAGIATQTMVEKKLALDKKLTRQDLTREEFLNEVWKWKDENACTILTQLRRLGASLDWSRECFTMDKQTSKAVTETFVRLFEEGLIYRDIRLVHWDCHLKTAVSDDEVEYMDIKEKTLLNVPGYEKPVEFGLLTSFAYPLEGGLGEEVVVATTRVETMLGDTAIAIHPDDARYKHLHGKFAVHPFNGRRLPIICDGTLVDPDFGTGCVKITPAHDPNDCELGKRHNLEFINIFTDDGKINTNGGPDFTGMPRFAAREALVEALKKQGLYRGAENKEMRLGLCQRTSDVIEPMIKPQWYLNCSMMAKEALNVAESKKLEFIPKQYTAEWTRWLENIRDWCISRQLVWGHRIPAWYACLEEDERREVGAYNDHWIVARNEEEARKEAAEKFGGKNKFELTQDEDVLDTWFSSGIFPLSVLGWPDETDDFKAFYPTSLIETGHDILFFWVARMVMMGIKLSGGEVPFSKVYLHPMIRDAHGRKMSKSRGNVIDPIEVIEGATLDALRKRLEKGNLDRTELDMAIKGQLKDFPDGISECGVDALRFALVSYTAQSEKINLDILRVVGYRQWCNKLWNAVRFALIRLGDGYAPTMVLSPETMPFSCQWILSELNKTISKTVESLDAFDLSEATNTVYAWWQYQFCDVFIEAIKPYFANAPLAASERAHAQDALWVSLETGLRLLHPFMPFVTEELWQRLPSPKDCERKASIMICDYPSPIENWTNEKVEKEMETVLATVKCLRALRAALLEKHKNERLPAFALCENNVTSEIVKSHELEIRTLANLSSLEVLLKGEHAAAPAGSAVETVNENLKVYLKVDRAINTEAEQEKFRNKIAELERQKDKLQKMMSASGYQDKVPAHIKEDNATKLAKILQEFDFFDKESARLLAETGNQQMEQHNK, from the exons ATG TGCGAAACCATTgatgagaagaagaggaagaaggatgAAAAG GCTAGAGAAAAGGCTTTGAAAAAGCTTAAAGCTTTGGACAAAGCAAAGAAGCTTGAAGAACTCAAG GCAAAACAGGAGAAAGGTGGAACCAATGCCAGTCAAAAGAAGAAGAGTCCCAAACGGGATGATGCATCAGAAGAGAATCCTGAGGATTTTGTAGACCCTGAAACTCCTCTTGGTGAGAGGAAAAGGCTCTCCTCGCAGATGGCTAAACAGTACAGCCCTGCTTCCGTAGAGAAATC ATGGTATGCTTGGTGGGagaaaagtgacctctttaagGCTGATCCTAAGAGTTGCAAGCCACCCTTTGCCATT GTTCTTCCACCACCAAATGTGACTGGAGTCTTGCATATTGGCCATGCCCTAACAATTGCTATTGAG GATACCCTTATTCGTTGGAAGAGAATGTCTGGGTATAATGCTCTGTGGGTGCCCGGGTTGGACCATGCTGGTATAGCTACGCAG ACTATGGTTGAGAAAAAACTTGCCCTTGATAAAAAATTGACCAGGCAGGACCTTACCCGCGAAGAATTCTTGAATGAA GTGTGGAAGTGGAAGGACGAAAATGCCTGCACGATTCTTACACAACTACGACGTCTAGGAGCTTCTCTTGATTGGTCTCGTGAG TGTTTTACAATGGACAAGCAAACATCAAAAGCTGTCACCGAGACCTTTGTACGTTTATTCGAGGAAGGGCTTATCTAtag GGATATTCGGCTTGTTCATTGGGATTGTCATTTGAAAACAGCTGTTTCTGACGATGAG GTTGAGTATATGGATATCAAAGAAAAGACGCTACTAAATGTACCTGGGTATGAGAAGCCAGTAGAATTTGGTCTTCTTACTTCATTTGCTTACCCTCTGGAGGGAGGTTTGGGCGAGGAGGTTGTGGTTGCCACCACAAGGGTGGAAACAATGCTGGGGGATACTGCCATTGCGATTCATCCCGATGATGCAAGATACAAGCATCTTCATGGGAAATTTGCTGTGCACCCATTTAATGGACGCAGGTTACCAATTATCTGTGATGGAACGCTTGTTGATCCAGATTTTGGTACCGGTTGTGTTAAG attaCTCCTGCCCATGACCCCAATGATTGTGAGTTGGGAAAGCGTCACAACCTTGAATTTATTAACATATTCACTGATGATGGAAAGATCAACACAAATGGAGGGCCTGACTTCACTGGGATGCCACGCTTTGCAGCACGTGAGGCACttgttgaagctttgaagaagcAG GGGCTGTACAGAGGTGCCGAAAACAAGGAAATGAGGCTTGGTCTTTGCCAGAGAACAAGTGATGTTATTGAGCCTATGATTAAGCCTCAGTGGTACCTCAATTGCAGCATGATGGCAAAGGAGGCTCTCAATGTTGCTGAAAGCAAAAAGCTCGAGTTTATACCAAAGCAGTACACTGCAGAGTGGACAAG ATGGCTAGAAAACATTCGTGACTGGTGTATATCAAGACAGCTTGTGTGGGGACACAGAATACCAGCATGGTATGCTTGTCTCGAGGAAGACGAGCGCAGGGAGGTTGGTGCGTACAATGACCACTGGATCGTTGCTAGAAACGAGGAAGAAGCTCGAAAAGAGGCAGCTGAAAAATTTGGTGGGAAGAACAAGTTTGAGCTAACACAAGATGAAGATGTGCTTGACACGTGGTTTTCTTCTGGGATATTTCCGTTATCTGTTCTGGGATGGCCTGATGAAACAGACGACTTCAAAGCCTTCTATCCAACCTCTCTCATAGAAACTGGACATGATATCCTCTTTTTTTGGGTTGCTCGTATGGTTATGATGGGAATAAAACTAAGCGGCGGCGAGGTTCCCTTCAGCAAGGTTTATTTGCATCCTATGATACGTGACGCACATGGGCGCAAGATGTCAAAATCTCGTGGAAATGTGATTGACCCGATTGAAGTAATCGAGGGGGCAACTCTTGATGCACTTCGTAAAAGATTAGAAAAGGGTAACTTGGATCGAACAGAGCTGGATATGGCCATAAAAGGACAACTGAAGGACTTTCCAGACGGAATCTCTGAGTGTGGTGTGGACGCTCTTCGGTTTGCACTTGTCTCTTACACTGCTCAG tctgaaaaaataaacttgGACATTCTACGTGTGGTTGGATACCGGCAATGGTGTAACAAGCTCTGGAATGCTGTCAGGTTTGCCTTGATAAGACTTGGCGATGGTTACGCCCCGACCATGGTTCTAAGCCCTGAAACGATGCCCTTCAGCTGCCAATGGATTCTCTCTGAACTAAATAAGACAATATCGAAGACGGTGGAGTCACTGGATGCATTTGACTTGTCGGAAGCAACCAACACAGTATATGCATGGTGGCAATATCAATTCTGTGATGTTTTCATTGAAGCTATCAAACCATATTTTGCTAATGCGCCGTTGGCTGCTTCAGAGAGGGCTCATGCACAAGATGCTCTCTGGGTATCTCTGGAGACGGGTTTGAGACTGCTTCACCCGTTCATGCCTTTTGTTACTGAAGAGCTATGGCAACGGCTGCCTTCACCCAAGGACTGTGAAAGAAAGGCATCTATCATGATATGTGACTACCCGTCTCCTATAGAG AATTGGACAAATGAAAAAGtggagaaggaaatggaaaCCGTTCTAGCGACCGTCAAGTGCTTGAGAGCACTCAGGGCTGCATTGCTGGAGaaacataaaaatgaaag gTTACCTGCGTTTGCTCTGTGTGAAAACAACGTAACATCCGAAATTGTAAAATCTCACGAGTTGGAGATCAGAACCCTTGCAAATCTATCGTCCTTAGAG GTTCTGCTAAAGGGAGAACACGCAGCAGCCCCAGCTGGATCTGCAGTTGAGACTGTGAACGAGAACCTCAAGGTCTATCTCAAAGTGGACAGAGCCATTAACACAGAAGCTGAGCAAGAAAAGTTCAGAAACAAGATTGCAGAACTTGAAAG acAAAAGGACAAGTTGCAGAAGATGATGAGTGCGTCTGGGTACCAAGACAAGGTCCCTGCGCACATAAAAGAAGACAACGCCACAAAGCTCGCTAAGATTCTCCAAGAATTCGATTTCTTTGACAAGGAAAGTGCTCGTCTCCTTGCCGAGACTGGAAACCAGCAAATGGAGCAGCATAACAAGTGA
- the LOC125583180 gene encoding uncharacterized protein LOC125583180, with amino-acid sequence MAAEMDVSMSVRVFEELTFTKAEPNRIFSVKMRSNYNVLTRHPNKTQDWQRAYFFVKSDEHAFEEPPGDDYHVLWNRQLVHHPNTIAYPEKFFESAQAIAAYSHLRWPDLSREWIRHQQARIAKVDWESRLPCVLGPRKSHLPLFTHKQQRLLDKAREMDGVPDLSALLKGKLQLLTKKSTIVDPQGPSNSGVDVTFEETSASGPKKRKKKTKRTKVGATDEVPPEESAPVDATSEGSKSKKKKDGRKKSRGGEEEQEAVLVRAASGGHPRKRTKRSVEAEPHPSTSDANIADAAIVDAVGEASGTPGNLSEERRKTCSREGGSGGEPARSTPDSPARKRSGSEGSVAKRRRVEFPDRVEFSYNETTPLILNPLRCVELTRQIRGGTKEMPQLEDLYFKNEYIDAASSRARSDGSMNFLVEKYDSALKQTMIQLGSSEKLAQARLKAIERMRDEHKNANEKAAKEKEVLRVKFEELEGKLKSAGATKKELARENTRLEQATATLEKEKTELLEERDVAVDKLIRERQRLKDSRGLEVTRERERVEAAMIEKANGCFGRGATI; translated from the exons ATGGCAGCTGAGATGGACGTCTCGATGAGCGTGAGGGTCTTCGAAGAGTTGACTTTCACGAAGGCGGAGCCAAACAGGATCTTCTCGGTGAAAATGCGTTCGAACTACAACGTTTTGACCCGTCATCCAAATAAGACGCAGGATTGGCAACGCGCGTATTTCTTTGTGAAATCCGATGAACATGCTTTCGAAGAGCCGCCGGGGGACGACTACCACGTTCTGTGGAACCGGCAACTCG TTCATCATCCGAATACGATCGCCTACCCCGAGAAGTTTTTCGAAAGTGCTCAAGCGATCGCGGCGTATAGTCATCTTCGTTGGCCGGATCTTAGTCGGGAGTGGATACGTCATCAGCAAGCTAGGATCGCTAAAG TTGATTGGGAGTCGAGGCTTCCTTGCGTTCTCGGTCCCCGTAAGTCACACCTTCCTTTGTTTACTCACAAACAACAGAGACTTCTCGACAAAGCTAGAGAAATGGACGGGGTTCCGGACCTAAGCGCTCTGTTAAAAGGGAAGTTGCAACTGCTCACGAAGAAGTCGACTATAGTCGATCCTCAGGGACCGTCTAACTCCGGAGTTGACGTCACTTTTGAAG AGACTTCTGCTTCTGGTCctaagaagaggaagaaaaagaCCAAGAGGACTAAGGTGGGAGCGACCGACGAGGTTCCTCCCGAAGAGTCTGCTCCCGTCGATGCGACTTCCGAGGGTTCGAAGtccaaaaagaagaaggatgggAGAAAAAAGTCTCGTGGcggagaagaagagcaagaggCCGTTTTAGTCAGGGCGGCATCAGGTGGTCACCCGAGGAAGAGAACTAAGAGGTCTGTTGAGGCAGAGCCACACCCTTCTACCTCCGACGCGAACATTGCTGACGCGGCCATAGTCGACGCTGTTGGGGAAGCCAGCGGTACTCCTGGAAACTTGTCAGAGGAAAGGAGGAAAACCTGCTCGCGAGAAGGAGGTTCTGGTGGTGAGCCCGCGAGGTCTACTCCAGACTCTCCTGCGAGAAAAAGGTCTGGATCTGAAGGTTCCGTTGCGAAGAGGAGGAGGGTCGAATTCCCTGATCGCGTCGAGTTTTCCTATAACGAGACAACTCCCCTGATCCTTAATCCCCTTAGGTGTGTGGAGCTGACGCGTCAAATTCGTGGTGggacgaaggagatgccgcaattGGAAGACCTTTACTTCAAGAATGAATACATCGACGCTGCTTCCTCGAGAGCGCGG AGTGACGGGAGCATGAACTTCCTCGTTGAGAAATACGACAGCGCCCTGAAGCAGACGATGATCCAGTTGGGATCTTCGGAGAAGCTCGCTCAAGCAAGATTGAAGGCCATTGAGAGGATGAGGGATGAGCATAAAAATGCTAACGAGAAGGCTGCGAAGGAGAAAGAAGTCCTTCGAGTGAAGTTCGAAGAGCTGGAGGGTAAGCTCAAATCCGCCGGTGCGACCAAGAAAGAGCTTGCCCGAGAGAACACCCGTTTGGAGCAAGCGACTGCGACCCTTGAAAAGGAGAAGACAGAGCTACTCGAGGAAAGGGACGTTGCGGTTGATAAATTGATCAGAGAGAGGCAACGCTTGAAAGACTCCCGGGGACTCGAGGTTACTCGTGAGAGGGAAAGGGTCGAAGCTGCTATGATCGAGAAGGCAAACGGCTGCTTTGGTCGCGGCGCGACCATCTAA